AACTTCCTTCTATGGCTATTTGTTTCAGCATATCCCCATGTTCTCCTTGCAGAACCCTATAGATGATTTCTTTCACGATTAAAGGAGCAAGTACCTTGATATCTTTTGGAGTATCTAGCAGACGAGCTAATCTTGTTAACGCGTCTAGCAAAGATGGCTCTGTTTTGCTGACATACATACCTCGTTTTGCATTTTCCTTTTTGTCAACTCCCATTTGGAATTCACGTAACACCTCTAATATTTCACTCGGTATAAATTCAAGTTTGAGAGCAAGATAAGGCACTTCGAAAGAGGATTCCGTGACTTGTCCGGTAATTGGCAGCTTAACGGATGCAACAAGGTAATCGGCAGGACCGTATCTAAAGAGCTCCTGTGACAACAAAACCTCCTTCATCCCTTGAACCACTATGCATAAGGAAGGCTTGTGAACTCCGTAATTTGGTCCAGTATCATTAGAATAACGGGAGAAAAATAAAGACGGAATAGCAGTCATTTGAGTACCGTCACGTCCTGTGTGATCCTCTATGATTTTGGCGAGCTCAACTCTTTGTCTATATAATTGTTCAAACATAAAATCCTCCTTTGTTTTCTTCATCCGTGTTGGTCCCATTATAAAACTAATTCACTTTCTGCGTAAATGGTCGTGAGAGAATTGGGCAATCATTTGAGAAGAATGGGATACCGCTTGCTTTCTCCCTTGTAGCATAATAAGGATGCGGTTAAATAATATAACCGTTTAAAGCGATAATAATGCAAAGAATGAAAGATAAATCATGCAAAGCGTAGAGTAGAACGAAATGATCCAGAAGTTTCTTCTAACGGGCTGATTGTATGGAAATAAGCTGTTGTTATGCTGTGGCTTCAAAGTCAACGGGGATTTTTACTGGGAACTAAACAAGATACAAAAAGTCTAAAATTCAAAACTTAACATATCACATCATAGATAAAGGAGTAGATAGAACAGAATGAAAAATACTTGGAAAATTTACATGCTGACCCTTATTAGCTTCGTGGTCGGTACTTCACAATTCGTCATCGTAGGTACGTTGGATCAAGTGGCTGCTTCCGTCGATGTATCGGTAGCAACCGCAGGTCAGCTTATTACCGTATTCGCTCTCGGTAACGCAATCGGCACGCCCATTGTTATGGTAGCAACCTCGAAGATGGATCAGCGTAAGCAATTGTTACTGGCTCTCGCCATCATATTACTTGGCGTCATTGGGGTAATTGCTCTTCCAGGCTTTGGATTGCTGATGGCTTCTCGCGTTTTACTAGGGATTGGAACAGGGGTCTTCGTTGTCACGGCCTATGGTATAGCTGCAAAACTGGCGGCTCCTGGACGTCAGGGTGGAGCGATGGCCAATGTCGCAATGGGGTATAGCTCTTCCCTAGTCTTTGGCGTTCCCCTTGGCCGTATGATTGC
The DNA window shown above is from Peribacillus sp. FSL P2-0133 and carries:
- a CDS encoding AraC family transcriptional regulator, with product MFEQLYRQRVELAKIIEDHTGRDGTQMTAIPSLFFSRYSNDTGPNYGVHKPSLCIVVQGMKEVLLSQELFRYGPADYLVASVKLPITGQVTESSFEVPYLALKLEFIPSEILEVLREFQMGVDKKENAKRGMYVSKTEPSLLDALTRLARLLDTPKDIKVLAPLIVKEIIYRVLQGEHGDMLKQIAIEGSSTHQISDVIEHIMNNYEKSFKIEELAEIANMSVSSLHRHFKEITAMSPIQFQKQLRLQEARSLLLSESADAADVAFQVGYESPSQFSREYSRMFGLPPKEDIKHLKEEYEQRVKA